The Triticum aestivum cultivar Chinese Spring chromosome 7B, IWGSC CS RefSeq v2.1, whole genome shotgun sequence genome window below encodes:
- the LOC123158126 gene encoding uncharacterized protein encodes MAYYSDHHAYASNTTNSTESIQELISKISHQLDDLARQQEVVFEDRPSSYDPYSRGHPYVAPTCHICGFQGHSPVECQRGYSHPPDCYVMSFTPQPSSYQNNYTHGWPENQNMSYRSNNPEISSFASSYPMQGFRYEEESHNYAPQQIYLAPTHIPQHQDMLPMELNGPPFGQPTSSTQVPTQDDFDDIDKLTLLGLEFTWSAEDDPIRPVILEEMKKIKSGKELVEEVRKIEKNINAGSTISSQFELSVAEISIDTCEVPTPSHSTEQDSESPEEEILQIQEEILEAKAQDDPELEQQSDQVEDSSSITLEEAKQVDVIEDEELETHLPIVI; translated from the coding sequence ATGGCTTACTATTCAGATCATCATGCTTATGCGAGCAACACTACAAACAGCACGGAAAGTATTCAAGAACTGATAAGTAAGATTTCCCATCAATTAGATGATTTAGCTCGGCAGCAAGAGGTAGTTTTTGAGGATAGGCCTAGCTCTTATGATCCTTATTCTAGAGGTCATCCTTATGTTGCTCCTACATGCCATATTTGTGGATTTCAGGGCCATTCACCCGTTGAATGTCAGCGTGGTTACTCTCATCCTCCCGATTGTTATGTCATGAGCTTCACCCCACAGCCTagctcataccaaaacaattacACACATGGGTGGCCTGAAAACCAGAATATGTCATATAGGAGCAATAACCCTGAGATCTCATCGTTTGCCTCTAGTTATCCAATGCAGGGATTTAGGTATGAAGAGGAGAGCCACAACTATGCTCCACAACAGATTTATTTAGCTCCTACTCATATACCTCAACACCAGGACATGTTGCCAATGGAGTTAAATGGTCCTCcatttggtcaaccaacatcttcaaCACAAGTGCCCACACAAGATGACTTTGATGATATAGACAAGCTCACATTGCTTGGTCTCGAGTTCACTTGGAGTGCCGAAGATGATCCAATTAGGCCTGTGATActagaggaaatgaagaagatTAAGAGTGGAAAGGAGCTAGTGGAAGAAGTAAGGAAGATTGAGAAGAACATCAACGCTGGCAGTACTATATCATCACAGTTTGAGTTGAGTGTGgctgagatatccattgatacatgtGAGGTTCCAACACCTTCACATTCAACTGAGCAAGATAGCGAGAGTCCAGAGGAAGAGATACTTCAGATCCAAGAAGAAATTCTCGAAGCCAAGGCACAAGATGATCCAGAGCTCGAACAACAAAGTGATCAAGTTGAAGACTCATCATCTATTACTCTTGAAGAAGCAAAACAAGTTGATGTGATTGAAGATGAAGAACTAGAAACGCATTTGCCCATCGTCATATAG